One stretch of Dethiosulfovibrio peptidovorans DNA includes these proteins:
- a CDS encoding UDP-3-O-(3-hydroxymyristoyl)glucosamine N-acyltransferase, with amino-acid sequence MISSPCPESVTIGENVVVEKNVQIGENVQIGHNVLIRSGVRIGAGSIILDGAILGKSPVKAGLSVTTGESRELPLLVLGKSVTVGAYCVIYRGVEVGDRVFFGDLATVRENVSIGELTIIGRGVTVENKTTIGKRCKIESNAYITAVSLVEDYCFVAPCAAFSNDNYLGRTEERKKHFAGPILRRGARIGVNATLLPGVEIGPDALVAAGAVVTRDVPARTVVIGCPAKEMKPVPEEQLIENQTFYEG; translated from the coding sequence ATGATAAGCAGCCCCTGCCCCGAAAGCGTAACTATTGGGGAAAATGTGGTGGTAGAGAAGAACGTCCAGATCGGCGAAAACGTTCAGATCGGCCATAACGTGCTTATAAGGTCCGGTGTTCGGATAGGCGCTGGCTCCATAATTTTGGATGGAGCCATCCTGGGCAAATCTCCTGTCAAGGCAGGACTCTCTGTCACCACAGGCGAGTCTCGAGAACTTCCTCTTCTGGTGCTGGGAAAATCGGTCACGGTAGGGGCCTACTGCGTGATCTACCGCGGAGTTGAGGTGGGGGATCGGGTCTTCTTCGGTGATTTAGCGACGGTCCGGGAGAATGTCTCTATCGGCGAGCTCACTATCATCGGCCGAGGAGTCACCGTGGAGAACAAAACGACCATTGGAAAACGATGTAAAATAGAAAGCAACGCTTATATTACCGCCGTGAGCCTTGTTGAGGACTACTGTTTTGTCGCGCCCTGCGCTGCCTTCTCAAACGACAACTACCTGGGGCGCACCGAGGAACGAAAAAAACACTTCGCCGGCCCAATCCTTCGTCGCGGCGCTCGTATAGGTGTCAACGCCACCCTCCTCCCAGGCGTGGAGATTGGCCCGGATGCCCTCGTGGCGGCTGGTGCTGTGGTCACAAGGGATGTCCCGGCACGGACCGTCGTTATTGGATGTCCGGCAAAAGAGATGAAACCGGTTCCAGAAGAACAGCTCATAGAAAATCAGACATTCTATGAAGGATAA
- a CDS encoding heavy metal translocating P-type ATPase: MTCASCSRIVEKRLSKVEGVVFAAVNLATETAFVVLDEPVPLEILEDAVVKAGYAVSRERPQDLEARRYALARRNLILAWVVAAPLMGLMIPHMMGYHIPGYRWFEIFGGALVLFGAGRSSMKGAWIAVTHAHGNMDVLVCLGALAAWSTALLGLVGIQVTSFGAVGAMIVALHVTGRYIESHLRDRAAKEIRALVGIQAREARILKDGEAVTLPIEAVTQGMTLSVHPGERIPADGLIAKGTSAVDESMITGEPIPVTKGEGDDVTGGSVNVTGNLEISVTRTGEDTFLSRMIALIEEAQGAKIPIQAFADRLTGAFVPVVALLALASGVFWFFGVDHFGWLLDKAGTYLPWVVEARDPLSVGLFAFVTTIVIACPCALGLATPMALITGTGAASRKGLVIGNAEAIQTAGDVQVVILDKTGTLTEGHPVVTHKELDDQSLAVAVAMESQSNHPLAKAIAGLDAPALELDQINEEAGQGLRTVLEGQTWILGRPLSIDAYKEQVDLGRTVVEVRCDDEIKGFLALEDPIRPEAYDAIQELKKLGIRPVMATGDNWGAARLVARAVGIPEEDVHAEIRPEDKLDIVRSEQSRGGKVLMVGDGMNDAAALKGADVGVAVGSGADLAIDSADIVIVSGGVDRIAQGVRISRTTFTVIRQNLYWAFGYNLLALPLAMSGLLHPAVAEISMTFSSISVILNSMRVGR; this comes from the coding sequence ATGACCTGTGCTTCCTGTTCCCGGATCGTCGAAAAACGACTTTCCAAGGTCGAAGGCGTCGTCTTCGCAGCGGTCAACCTGGCCACCGAGACTGCCTTTGTCGTTTTGGATGAGCCCGTTCCACTGGAGATCTTGGAGGACGCTGTCGTCAAAGCGGGCTATGCCGTCTCCCGGGAGCGTCCCCAGGACCTGGAGGCCCGACGATACGCCCTGGCCCGGCGGAACCTCATTCTTGCATGGGTTGTCGCCGCTCCTCTCATGGGTCTCATGATCCCTCATATGATGGGGTATCATATCCCGGGGTACCGCTGGTTTGAGATTTTTGGCGGTGCGCTGGTTCTCTTCGGTGCTGGTCGTTCCTCCATGAAAGGTGCCTGGATCGCCGTCACCCACGCTCACGGCAACATGGACGTTCTCGTGTGTCTGGGAGCTCTGGCTGCCTGGTCCACAGCTCTTTTGGGCCTTGTGGGGATTCAGGTTACGTCCTTTGGAGCCGTGGGGGCCATGATCGTTGCCCTTCACGTCACAGGCCGATACATCGAATCTCATCTGCGAGATCGGGCTGCCAAGGAAATACGGGCATTGGTGGGCATCCAGGCCAGAGAGGCCCGGATATTGAAGGACGGCGAAGCCGTCACCCTGCCCATCGAAGCCGTAACTCAGGGAATGACTCTGTCCGTACACCCAGGAGAGCGTATCCCAGCCGACGGCCTCATCGCCAAAGGGACATCCGCAGTTGACGAATCCATGATCACCGGTGAGCCCATCCCGGTCACCAAGGGCGAGGGAGACGACGTCACCGGAGGATCGGTCAACGTCACGGGAAATCTGGAAATATCGGTCACCCGAACCGGTGAAGACACCTTTCTCTCCCGAATGATCGCCCTCATCGAAGAAGCCCAGGGGGCCAAAATCCCCATTCAGGCATTTGCTGATCGACTTACTGGGGCTTTTGTCCCTGTGGTGGCTCTCTTGGCTCTGGCCTCGGGGGTCTTTTGGTTCTTTGGCGTGGACCACTTTGGCTGGCTCCTGGATAAAGCGGGAACGTACCTGCCCTGGGTCGTTGAGGCCCGTGATCCTTTGTCCGTAGGGCTTTTCGCATTTGTAACGACTATCGTTATAGCCTGCCCCTGTGCGCTGGGGCTTGCAACTCCCATGGCTCTCATCACCGGCACCGGTGCAGCGTCCCGCAAGGGTCTCGTAATAGGCAACGCCGAGGCCATCCAGACGGCTGGCGACGTTCAGGTCGTGATATTGGACAAGACAGGAACCCTCACCGAGGGACACCCGGTGGTCACCCACAAAGAGTTGGACGATCAGTCCCTCGCCGTTGCCGTTGCCATGGAATCCCAGTCAAACCATCCTCTTGCTAAAGCTATAGCAGGGCTGGACGCTCCCGCTCTGGAGCTGGACCAGATAAACGAAGAGGCCGGCCAAGGCCTGAGGACCGTACTTGAAGGGCAGACCTGGATTCTCGGTCGCCCTCTCTCCATAGATGCATACAAAGAACAGGTCGACTTGGGACGCACCGTGGTGGAAGTTCGATGCGACGATGAGATCAAAGGCTTCCTGGCTTTAGAAGACCCCATCCGTCCTGAAGCCTATGACGCCATACAGGAACTGAAAAAACTGGGCATCCGGCCCGTTATGGCCACCGGTGACAACTGGGGAGCCGCTCGTCTTGTGGCTCGAGCCGTGGGCATTCCTGAGGAGGACGTACACGCCGAAATCCGGCCCGAGGATAAACTGGACATCGTCCGATCCGAACAGAGCAGGGGGGGTAAAGTCCTCATGGTCGGCGACGGTATGAACGATGCCGCAGCCCTTAAGGGTGCCGATGTAGGCGTCGCCGTGGGTTCAGGCGCCGACCTTGCCATCGACAGCGCCGACATAGTCATCGTCTCCGGCGGAGTGGACCGAATCGCCCAGGGCGTGCGCATTTCCCGAACGACTTTCACTGTCATCCGTCAAAACCTCTACTGGGCCTTTGGATACAACCTGTTAGCCCTTCCCCTCGCTATGTCAGGGCTCCTGCACCCCGCTGTGGCGGAGATCTCCATGACCTTCAGTTCCATCTCGGTTATCCTCAACTCCATGCGCGTGGGGCGGTGA